The genomic stretch ATCGCTGCGCGGCGACATCAATGTCTGTATCGTGGGAGATCCCAGTACTGCAAAGAGTCAGTTCCTCAAGTGAGTGGCTGAAACTCCATCTATCTGCATTGGAACCTACTGCAttgctgaagctttttttttttattgcgtgtCTATgccatgctttttttgtttatattattattattattttcttgttgcTCCTTGGCTTGCTTCTAGCTACATTTAGATGCCGTTTGCCATTGAAATCTGTTGTTGGTACTCTACACAaaggaagtaaaaaataaagccaaatttaactattaaagcatttttttaatacaatagttTTGTGTTGTCACTGTCCCCCAGGCATGTTGAAGAGTTCAGTCCCAGAGCTGTATACACCAGTGGAAAAGCCTCCAGTGCTGCCGGGCTGACTGCTGCTGTAGTGAGGGATGAAGAATCCCATGAGTTTGTCATTGAGGCTGGCGCGCTGATGCTGGCTGACAATGTAAGTAGTTTATCTGTAACTTTACACTTCCATCAATCATAAGATAAAGAAATACAACAGTCCAAAAAACTTGTCCTTGTGCATCTAGTTTTTATGTGTTTCTGTGAGAATTTGTTAGTCACTCTTAGCTGACTAGGTGAAAACTGTAGTGCacttatatataattaatttgttatatttGGTATAGctgattaatttaataatttggctatttttaatgtttgcttGATTAATGTAGATCAAGTGAGATTCTTAAACTGTAATggataatgtgtttgtttggtaGGGAGTCTGCTGTATTGATGAGTTTGATAAGATGGACCTGAAGGATCAGGTGGCTATCCATGAAGCCATGGAGCAGCAGACTATTTCAATCACCAAAGCGGGAGTCAAGGTAAAGCACCTGGTTATAAACATGATGACTTAGGTAGGACTTGTGAGCAAACTGAACTGAAGTGTAGTGACAGGTTGGAGAAAATTTGATTGAAGCAATAGCTGACACCTGGTTAATTTAGAAATCTTCTAAACTAATGCCTGTTTCAACAGGCCACCCTGAATGCCAGGACGTCCATTTTAGCAGCAGCAAACCCTGTAGGCGGGCGCTACGATAGGTCAAAGTCCCTGAAACAGAATGTGAATCTTTCTGCACCCATCATGTCCAGATTCGATCTCTTCTTCATTCTGGTAGACGATTGCAATGAGGTAAGAACTGAACAGCAAAAGCCCTGTGTCCTCTCCTTGATATCTACAGACGTAAAGCTGCTTTCGTTTGTGACTCTCGCTGATATCCATTTTGTTTCTTACTGTTCCAGGTCACGGATTACGCCATAGCCAGACGTATAGTGGATCTCCATTCCAGAATTGAAGAGTCTGTTGAACGCCTCTATACCTTGGATGAAATTCGGAGATACCTGCTCTTTGCAAGGCAGTTCAAACCAAAGGTAACTAACCCAACCTTACAGATGATCGGTTTTGTAGTAAACCAAGCTCCTACTTGTTAATAGATGGTTTTTAGTGGCTTGTAAAATTTGTTGTTCCTTTTAATTTTGTCCTCCTTCAGATTTCAAAGGAGTCGGAGGATTTCATCGTTGAGCAGTACAAGCGCCTACGCCAGAGAGATGGATCAGGGGTGACCAAGTCTGCTTGGAGGATCACTGTCAGGCAGCTGGAGAGTATGATCCGCCTGTCTGAAAGCATGGCCAGGATGCATTGCTGTGATGAGGTGAGGAACCGGATCTGCTTCAGTCTGGCTAACCCCCTGTGCACTAGGGTTTCACATCTGCACTGATCCTAAATACAGTAAATTGAGCCTAAATAGCCCAAGTTGTTTCTGACTAATGTCAAATTTGAATCTGAGTGACTTCATCAGTATCCGCTGTTTCGCTTGCTGTCTTGCAGGTCCAACCAAAGCATGTAAAGGAAGCTTTCCGATTGCTGAACAAATCCATCATCCGGGTGGAGACTCCAGATGTCAATCTGGACCAGGAAGAGGTGGAGCCAGAGGAAGAGGATGCAGCAGTGCAACATGGAGTTAATGGTGGGCTGGGATACCTCAAATTTTCTTATCTGATCTAGTATCTATATGATTTATATAAGTAACTCAAGACTTTGGAGCAGGGGTTATTTTGTTGGTTGCATGTTATATAAAGGTGAAGACggtttttcatgtattttatatatacttaCATGAAGTAACGGCACATCCTCCTGGGTACATAATTAAGGTATTTAAgtgttattaaattaatatacCATCTCATTGGTAAAGCATTTTTCGGTGCACTTGTAAATCTGAACAAACTGAATCATGATGCAAAAACTTATTTCAACAGGTAATGATGGGGATGTACCAAATGGTGTCAGCGCACATGGAATCAATGGACATGCTGAAAATGGGGTCAGTGGCTCGGCTGCTCAACCAACGTTTAAACTTTCTTTCACCGAGTACCGCCGGATTTCAAACCTTGTGGTCCTCCATCTCCGACAGGCAGAGGAAGGTTAGTGCTGCttcaaaataacaatttttttcgTTTTAAAGCGGTAGCTTAATATTTGTTTCTAAATAGAAGTTCATTTGAATGTagtttataatataattttagcAATGCATTAATGAAATTCTCATGTATCAGTCTAACTGCCATAAGACTTTTAGAACCACCAGCTTATAAGGTGCAAACACTAACTGACAAATTTGTTCCTGTAAAAATTAGTAAATAAAAGTGATTGGTAGTGGGGACAAATATATAGgcttacatttgttttattgtattcccCACAGAGGACGACGAATCTACACTTAAGAAAAGTGGACTGATAAACTGGTACCTGAAGGAAATAGAATCTGAAATTGATTCTGAAGAAGAGCttgttaacaaaaagaaaatgattgaaaAAGTCATCCATAGACTTGTTCATTATGTAAGTACTGAAGTAATATGGTTAATGGTGTCAAGAGCCTCTTTCTAACTTTTGTTATAATTATGACCATTTAAATGTAGGCATTTATTGCATTCTGGATGACGCGCAGAACCAAAGCTATCTGCGTTTACTTGAAGGCTGGCACTAATTCGGATGTCTCTTGTTTTAAAGGACCACATTCTGATTGAGCTGACGCAGAGTGGGCTGAAAGGATCGGCAGAAGCAGCAGAGGCTGAAACAGGGGAGGATCCATTTTTGGTTGTGAATCCAAACTACACACTGGAGGATTAAAACTTAAACATAGACTGATATGTGTTATTTTACGCTTGTTTTGGAGTTTTCACCAActcaccactttttttttttaaccagtgggATTTATCTTTGTTTAATGAATGCCTTGTGTTTTATCATTTGTTTAGATATTGTACTTTTGATCAGTTTTATGGTTTCATGTACTGCTGTTGCatgcattgtttttatatataattccaTTGCTACTCGTATACAATGGAAtgttgaaatgctgttttttagGAAAGgttgtataaagaaaataaactccaTGTTGTCTATAAGggatttcaatgttttttctGGAAATGGTGTAAATTTCAAATGTTTTGATTTCTATGAAGCATTCGTGTTcttatggggggaaaaaagtaatAAACTGCAAATTGCTTTGATGTTCATTTTTGTAGAGAATAAAATGTactccttttttaatgtttaaacatttacttgCTCGCTCATAGAGATTACTGTATTAACTTTCTTTAAGCAGTTAACCAAAGATGAAAAACAATCCCATTTAACTATCcatgttctttttgtgtttgagTGTATGAatggttttatattaaaaaccTCAGAAGATTTCATTGTTAAGCGCAGTAATGATAGCGTTTTGGCCTCTCTAAacttctattttctttttaaaatcagtattaAACCACGTTTTATGTTGAAAATGTTGCTTATCTATCACTGACCTTTCTGTACAAAATCAGTAGGAGAAAATACTAAACAttctgaaatgaaataaaaattatgTGCATAGGTTTATGACCCCAGGTTTTAGGATTATCTATAGAATGTACTTCAGATAATGCCAAGAGAAACATTTGTGAGGGAACCTCTgtcaggtcaaatagacccaaaTCCTGATAACTGACCATAATGACTTGAAAACAGGATTCTAGTACACTGTATAACCGTCTGGTtgggtacagtttaaaataagttGAAGTCTGTATGGTGATGTATGTAAAGCTTAAAACCCAGGATGAACAATGTTTCCTTTCTGTATCATTCTTTAAGTTgattttgctgtgtgtgtttctgattcAATAATATTCATAAGAACAGGTACATGTAAAAGAGAATTGTTTGTGAGCATTTAAAAGGAGAGCATTGCATGTGTCTGCATATTTGCAACCGCATGATATATGCTTATTGCatatccttaaaaaaacaacaacaacaaaaaacactattGCATTGCTTTAGATGCAGTACACTAATATTCTAAAGTACCCATATTTACCCACTTCGAGTACActagaaaatgacaaaaaaatgtacacttaTTTTTAACTCTGGAAGAGATTCAGAAAACACGTAAACAAAATGCCATTCCAGTTACCGGGACTAAAATACACCACAAATATACCATATATAAGAGGCAGTTAATTTGTGTTATATGTATATGTCCAGGCTGTGGAACACACGCAGTTTACATATATTTAGGGCGGCCTGTTACGAATATCATACAATGTATCAGAATGGACAAAGAAAATGTTCTCCAGAAAAACGATCTCCAgaatttcctctctctctctctctctctctctctctcattataaAAGTCCGTGGTGCATTCTGGGATTTCATAAGTACAAACATGGCTGCGTCCTGTATCATACGAGTGATGGGGTCAAGTGCTGCAAAGGGTAAGAAAGTCAGATATGACAACATGGTCACAATATTAGAATTTGGTATTGAGTCTTGACACTAAGTTTAAAGATTTGGTTTCCAGTGTGTGTAGACGTGTGATGATATATCGTGCAGTACAGAAGTTTGTCTTCCAACGCTTAGTTACCGTAAAAATTACACAAAACTGGCTCATTGATGTATTACCCTTTAGTTAAACACTGTATCGTATTTGGACCATAACCGTCTACTTAATGGCGAAtggacagtacttgtacactagTATAATGATGACTCTCAGTTTATGAGGCACTTCAAATAGAACGCGAACACTGTCGTTACTGTTTGCTTTAAAAAGCGATAGGAATTTGTTTCAACAACATCTTGCTTTTGGTTGCGAGCAGTTAGACATTTTAGATTTATGAGTAACTAAAATGTGacagactgttcatttatttttatacaggaaTACTGAATTCCGCCTCCAAATGC from Polyodon spathula isolate WHYD16114869_AA chromosome 11, ASM1765450v1, whole genome shotgun sequence encodes the following:
- the LOC121322626 gene encoding zygotic DNA replication licensing factor mcm6-B-like, with product MDIPEPTAGATGQQIKDDLAEKCQKLFQDFLEEFQNSDGDVKYLRDAEELIRPERNTLLVSFADLEQFNQELATTVQEEYYRVYPFLCRAVRSFARDHGNMIPANKEFYLAIQDLPSRHKIRELTTARVGALVRISGQVVRTHPVHPELVSGTFLCLDCQTVVKDVEQQFKYTQPNICRNPVCSNRRRFMLDTNKSRFVDFQKVRVQETQAELPRGSIPRSLEVILRAEAVETAQAGDKCDFTGTLIVVPDVSQLSSPGSRSETSSRVAGSEGYENEGVRGLRALGVRDLSYKLAFLACYVAPTNPRFGGKELRDEEQTAESIKNQMSVKEWEKVFEMSQDKNLYHNLCTSLFPTIHGNDEVKRGIMLMLFGGVPKTTVEKTSLRGDINVCIVGDPSTAKSQFLKHVEEFSPRAVYTSGKASSAAGLTAAVVRDEESHEFVIEAGALMLADNGVCCIDEFDKMDLKDQVAIHEAMEQQTISITKAGVKATLNARTSILAAANPVGGRYDRSKSLKQNVNLSAPIMSRFDLFFILVDDCNEVTDYAIARRIVDLHSRIEESVERLYTLDEIRRYLLFARQFKPKISKESEDFIVEQYKRLRQRDGSGVTKSAWRITVRQLESMIRLSESMARMHCCDEVQPKHVKEAFRLLNKSIIRVETPDVNLDQEEVEPEEEDAAVQHGVNGNDGDVPNGVSAHGINGHAENGVSGSAAQPTFKLSFTEYRRISNLVVLHLRQAEEEDDESTLKKSGLINWYLKEIESEIDSEEELVNKKKMIEKVIHRLVHYDHILIELTQSGLKGSAEAAEAETGEDPFLVVNPNYTLED